The Hevea brasiliensis isolate MT/VB/25A 57/8 chromosome 1, ASM3005281v1, whole genome shotgun sequence genome has a window encoding:
- the LOC110644883 gene encoding alpha-mannosidase At3g26720: MAIIALYYYLTIYLAGIFCVESQYIDYNTTGRIVAGKVNVHLVPHSHDDVGWLKTVDQYYFGGNNSIRGACVQNVLDSVMSALFEDKNRKFIYVEMAFFQRWWRQQSEAMKAKVKELVNSGQLEFINGGMCMHDEATPHYIDLIDQTTLGHQFIKDEFGQLPRVGWQIDPFGHSSVQAYLLGAELGFDSLFFARIDYQDRAKRLKEKSLEVIWQGSKSLGSTSQIFTGIFPRHYDPPDGFTFEINDVSPPIQDDILLFDYNVQDRVNDFVAAALAQANVTRTNHVMWLMGTDFRYQYANSWFRQMDKFIHYVNKDGRVNALYSTPSIYTDAKYAADEQWPLKTEDFFPYADHPNAYWTGYFTSRPAFKGYVRMLSGYYLAARQLEFFKGRSTAGPNTKKLADALAIAQHHDAVSGTERQHVASDYALRLSIGYIEAEKLVASSLAFLAESGSSIRQENTVTNFQQCPLLNISYCPPSEAILSDKKSLVVVVYNPLGWKREEVIRIPVSSEKVVVQDSSGREIESQLLPISNTTFNMRNKYVKAYLGKFPHETPRYWLAFSASIPPLGFSTFMVSGARQTGPSSTISLVHTLEEVTNKTIEVGQGSLKLLYSSDEGKLTHYVNTRSLVTTAVEQSYGYYSGNDGTDKDPQASGAYVFRPNGTFPIKSENQVPLTFVRGPLLDEVRQQINPWISQITRIYKGKEHAEVEFTIGPIPVDDGIGKEITTQITTTMKTNNTFYTDSNGRDFIKRIRDFRTDWDLEVNQPVAGNYYPINLGIYMQDNSSELSVLVDCSVGGSSLVDGQIELMLHRRLLHDDSRGVGEVLNETVCFLNGCEGLTIQGKYFVRIDHLGEGAKWRRTVGQEIYSPVLLAFTEQDGSNWMNSHISTFSGIDPSYSLPDNVAVITLQELENGKVLLRLAHLYEIEEDKDYSVVASVELKKLFPNKKISKVTELSLSANQERADMEKKRLVWKVAGSTEERKVVRGGPVDPAKLAVELAPMEIRTFLIDFNYLQMFSS, translated from the exons ATGGCGATTATTGCTCTCTACTACTATTTAACAATCTATTTGGCTGGGATTTTCTGCGTGGAATCTCAGTACATAGATTACAACACCACTGGGAGAATAGTCGCTGGCAAAGTCAACGTTCATTTGGTGCCTCACTCTCATGATGATGTTGGATGGTTGAAGACTGTTGATCAGTACTATTTTGGTGGCAACAATTCGATTCGG GGAGCCTGTGTGCAGAATGTATTGGACTCAGTAATGTCTGCTTTGTTCGAAGATAAGAATCGCAAGTTCATCTATGTTGAGATG GCATTCTTCCAGAGATGGTGGAGACAGCAAAGTGAAGCAATGAAGGCTAAAGTCAAGGAGCTTGTCAACTCTGGTCAATTAGAATTCAT AAATGGGGGCATGTGTATGCACGATGAGGCAACCCCACATTACATTGATTTGATTGATCAGACAACTCTAGGCCATCAATTTATCAAAGATGAATTTGGTCAGCTTCCTAGAGTTGGTTGGCAGATTGACCCTTTTGGACATTCTTCTGTTCAAGCTTATTTGCTTGGTGCTGAG TTAGGATTTGATTCTCTCTTTTTCGCTCGAATTGATTACCAAGATAGAGCAAAGCGATTAAAGGAGAAGAGCCTTGAGGTTATCTGGCAGGGTTCTAAGTCCCTGGGTTCAACTTCACAG ATATTTACTGGTATATTTCCTAGGCATTATGACCCCCCAGATGGTTTCACATTTGAAATAAATGATGTCTCCCCTCCTATTCAG GATGATATTCTCCTATTTGACTACAATGTTCAAGATAGAGTCAATGACTTTGTAGCTGCTGCTTTAGCTCAG GCTAATGTAACCAGGACAAATCATGTAATGTGGCTGATGGGGACAGATTTTCGCTATCAGTATGCAAATTCATGGTTCAGGCAGATGGACaagttcattcattatgttaataAG GATGGTCGTGTAAATGCTTTATATTCAACACCTTCCATCTATACTGATGCAAAATATGCAGCAGATGAACAATGGCCTCTCAAAACTGAAGATTTCTTCCC CTATGCAGATCATCCAAATGCATATTGGACAGGTTATTTTACAAGTCGACCAGCCTTTAAAGGTTATGTCAGAATGTTGAGTGGTTATTATCTT GCTGCTAGGCAACTTGAATTCTTTAAAGGCAGGAGTACTGCAGGACCAAACACCAAAAAACTTGCTGATGCTTTGGCAATTGCTCAACATCATGATGCAGTTAGTGGTACAGAAAGGCAACATGTTGCTTCTGATTATGCTCTGCGACTATCAATTGGCTATATAGAG GCTGAGAAGTTGGTTGCTTCTTCTCTGGCTTTCTTGGCAGAGTCAGGATCAAGCATTAGACAGGAGAACACTGTCACAAACTTTCAGCAG TGTCCGTTACTTAATATAAGTTACTGTCCTCCATCAGAAGCTATTTTGTCTGACAAGAAAAGCTTG GTCGTTGTTGTCTACAATCCTCTAGGATGGAAGCGAGAGGAAGTGATACGAATTCCA GTTTCCTCTGAAAAAGTTGTTGTTCAAGATTCTAGTGGGAGAGAAATTGAATCTCAGCTTCTACCTATATCAAATACAACCtttaatatgagaaataaatatgttaaagCATATCTGGGGAAATTCCCGCATGAAACTCCAAGGTATTGGCTTGCATTTTCTGCATCCATACCTCCCCTTGGTTTCAGCACTTTCATGGTGTCAGGTGCAAGACAGACAG GGCCTAGTTCAACCATCTCTCTGGTACACACATTGGAGGAAGTTACAAACAAGACCATAGAAGTTGGCCAAGGAAGTTTAAAGCTGCTTTATTCTTCAGATGAAGGGAAACTTACTCATTATGTCAATACCAGAAGCCTG GTCACCACTGCTGTTGAACAATCTTATGGTTATTATTCTGGAAATGATGGTACTGATAAAGATCCACAG GCATCTGGAGCTTATGTTTTCCGTCCAAATGGTACCTTCCCAATAAAATCTGAAAACCAG GTTCCTTTAACTTTTGTAAGGGGTCCACTACTGGATGAAGTACGCCAGCAAATCAACCCATGGATATCTCAG ATTACTAGGATCTACAAGGGGAAGGAACATGCTGAAGTTGAGTTCACT ATTGGGCCTATACCTGTGGATGATGGGATTGGAAAAGAAATTACTACCCAAATTACAACCACTATGAAGACCAATAACACATTCTATACAGACTCTAATGGACGTGACTTTATTAAACGG ATTCGAGATTTTAGGACAGACTGGGACCTCGAAGTAAATCAACCAGTTGCCGGAAATTATTATCCT ATCAATCTTGGAATTTATATGCAAGATAACAGCTCGGAGCTCTCAGTGTTGGTGGACTGCTCAGTGGGAGGATCTAGCTTAGTGGATGGCCAAATAGAACTGATGCTCCATAG GAGGTTGCTTCATGATGATTCAAGAGGTGTTGGTGAGGTGCTGAATGAGACAGTTTGTTTCTTAAATGGGTGTGAGGGTTTAACT ATCCAAGGAAAGTATTTTGTTAGAATTGATCACCTGGGAGAAGGTGCCAAGTGGCGTCGAACAGTTGGTCAAGAGATATATTCCCCAGTTCTCTTAGCCTTCACCGAGCAG GATGGAAGTAATTGGATGAATTCCCATATATCTACTTTTTCAGGAATAGATCCATCCTACTCTTTACCTGATAATGTTGCTGTCATAACCCTTCAG GAACTTGAAAATGGAAAGGTGCTACTTCGGTTGGCTCATCTATATGAG